The Methanofervidicoccus sp. A16 genome has a segment encoding these proteins:
- the sucD gene encoding succinate--CoA ligase subunit alpha, which produces MILMDENTKAIVQGITGRQGSFHTKEMLDIGTKIVAGVTPGKGGREVHGVPVYDTVKEAVEEHGANASVLFVPAPAVKDAVYEAIDGGIELIVIITEHVPIHDTVDIVNYGRKKGVRIIGPNTPGIASPKVGKLGIIPARVLKEGHIGMVSRSGTLTYEIANELVVNGYGQSTCVGIGGDPVVGTDFIDALQLFEGDKDTDAVVMIGEIGGSSEERASEYIKKMKKPVVAYIAGVSAPEGKRMGHAGAIIERGVGTAESKMRALKDAGAYVVRRISEIPKVLKEIV; this is translated from the coding sequence GTGATATTGATGGATGAAAATACTAAGGCTATCGTTCAAGGTATAACTGGAAGACAGGGGAGTTTTCATACCAAGGAGATGTTAGACATTGGGACTAAGATAGTTGCAGGAGTTACTCCTGGAAAAGGTGGAAGGGAGGTACATGGGGTACCTGTTTATGACACTGTAAAGGAGGCTGTAGAGGAACACGGTGCAAATGCCTCTGTACTCTTCGTCCCAGCACCTGCAGTGAAGGATGCAGTGTATGAGGCCATAGATGGAGGTATAGAGTTAATAGTAATCATTACTGAACATGTTCCTATACATGATACTGTGGATATAGTAAACTATGGGAGAAAAAAAGGTGTTAGGATTATAGGACCAAATACTCCTGGTATAGCCTCTCCCAAGGTTGGTAAGTTGGGAATAATTCCCGCCAGGGTTTTAAAGGAAGGGCATATTGGAATGGTCTCCAGGAGTGGTACCTTAACCTACGAGATAGCCAATGAGTTGGTAGTTAACGGTTATGGACAGTCCACCTGTGTTGGAATAGGGGGAGATCCTGTAGTAGGTACAGATTTTATAGATGCCCTTCAGTTATTTGAAGGGGATAAAGATACAGATGCTGTTGTAATGATAGGAGAGATAGGAGGTAGTAGTGAGGAGAGGGCAAGTGAGTATATAAAAAAGATGAAAAAACCTGTAGTTGCATACATTGCAGGAGTTAGTGCACCAGAGGGAAAGAGGATGGGCCATGCAGGTGCAATAATTGAGAGGGGGGTAGGTACTGCAGAGAGTAAGATGAGGGCTTTAAAGGACGCAGGTGCCTACGTTGTAAGGAGGATCTCTGAGATACCTAAGGTGTTGAAGGAGATTGTATAG